A genomic region of Ignavibacteria bacterium contains the following coding sequences:
- a CDS encoding pyridoxal-phosphate dependent enzyme, which translates to MKKWDWKIENVTFLQKTIQRCKEKNIILPKFNELKNPETIPAEIKEKLKTIGMDEIHPLNLFRINWQNDPESGGIGEINFLEIPKEITGIKARIIGLVGKFFPTGAHKVGATYGVLVPYLVTGKFNPEYHKAVWPSTGNYCRGGAFNSALLSVHAVAILPEEMSKERFEWLRNIGAEIYATPGCESNVKEIYDKCHELEKTSDEYFIFNQFDQFGNSCFHYYVTGSAVEKVFNKIKDDRSRLSGFVSATGSAGTIGAGDYLKEIFPQIKIVASEALQCPTLLMNGFGGHRIEGIGDKHIPWIHNVKNTDLVTAINDEHPLRILRLFNEETGLKFLSSLGIKEEVLKKLSWLGISSISNLLSSIKFAKWFEMNENDVIFTVFTDSVEMYRSRLKEMNEQWGEYSEKQAEIDWNVCIKNQSIDFMKELNYYDKKTIHNLKYFTWIEQQGKSVDELNAQWYDENYWKERYQTIELWDKLIDEFNERVKNG; encoded by the coding sequence ATGAAAAAATGGGATTGGAAAATTGAGAACGTAACCTTTCTACAAAAAACTATTCAAAGGTGCAAAGAGAAAAATATAATACTACCCAAATTCAATGAACTTAAAAATCCTGAAACAATTCCTGCTGAGATTAAAGAAAAATTGAAAACCATCGGGATGGATGAAATTCATCCATTAAATCTTTTTAGAATTAACTGGCAGAATGATCCAGAAAGTGGTGGAATTGGTGAAATAAATTTTCTGGAAATTCCGAAAGAAATAACAGGAATTAAAGCTCGGATAATTGGGCTTGTAGGAAAATTTTTTCCAACTGGTGCACATAAAGTTGGTGCAACCTACGGAGTTTTGGTTCCTTATTTAGTTACAGGAAAATTTAATCCAGAGTATCATAAAGCTGTTTGGCCCTCAACAGGAAATTACTGTCGTGGTGGTGCTTTTAATTCAGCACTGCTTTCAGTTCATGCAGTCGCAATTCTTCCAGAAGAAATGAGTAAGGAAAGATTTGAGTGGTTAAGAAATATCGGTGCCGAAATTTATGCAACGCCAGGATGTGAAAGTAATGTAAAAGAAATCTATGATAAGTGTCATGAGCTTGAAAAGACAAGTGATGAATATTTTATCTTCAATCAATTCGATCAATTCGGTAATTCTTGCTTTCATTATTATGTAACTGGCTCTGCGGTGGAGAAGGTCTTTAATAAAATTAAAGACGATAGGTCAAGACTTAGCGGATTTGTAAGCGCAACTGGTTCTGCAGGCACTATTGGAGCAGGAGATTATTTGAAAGAAATTTTCCCGCAGATTAAAATAGTTGCATCCGAAGCATTGCAATGTCCAACTTTATTAATGAATGGTTTTGGAGGTCATCGAATAGAAGGAATTGGCGATAAACATATTCCCTGGATTCACAATGTTAAAAATACAGATCTGGTTACTGCAATTAACGATGAACATCCACTTAGAATTTTAAGGCTTTTCAACGAAGAAACTGGTTTGAAATTTTTATCTTCGCTTGGAATTAAAGAAGAAGTTTTGAAAAAACTTTCATGGCTTGGGATTTCTTCAATCAGCAATCTTTTGAGTTCAATTAAATTTGCAAAATGGTTTGAGATGAATGAAAATGATGTGATCTTTACGGTTTTTACAGATTCAGTTGAAATGTATCGTTCAAGATTAAAAGAAATGAATGAACAATGGGGTGAGTACTCTGAGAAACAAGCTGAAATCGACTGGAATGTCTGTATAAAAAATCAATCAATTGATTTTATGAAAGAGCTCAACTATTACGATAAAAAGACAATTCATAACCTGAAATATTTTACCTGGATAGAACAGCAAGGCAAGTCGGTTGATGAATTGAATGCTCAATGGTATGATGAAAATTACTGGAAAGAAAGATACCAAACCATAGAGCTGTGGGACAAGTTGATCGATGAGTTTAATGAAAGAGTGAAAAATGGTTAA
- a CDS encoding PAS domain-containing sensor histidine kinase, translated as MKNLWDINLIHLILEKLPIVFWTVDRDLVFTSSFGGGLKDLGLEENQVVGLSLFQYFETKDKNYPPIEAHLKALNGEKCEFKLHFKNLTFKAYTEPIYAEQNQITGVIGFAINITEQEKIYEELKVKEEKYRILFDSADDAIFLMDEEIFIDCNQATLKMFNCTKEDIIGQSAYKFSPQTQPDGRLSEEKAKELIRNALNGIPQTFEWVHQKLNGEIFYTEVTLNRVSINDKYFILAIVRDITERKEKDRQIYLLARALESINECVSITDLNNNIIYVNSAYEKIYGYKKEELIGKPIYVLRSEKNTPEMFKDIYSKTLEGGWTGELWNKRKNGEDFLIKLSTSPVYDENKEIIALIGVAIDITEEKKLFNQIKYDAERLKILFENAPDAIFVCDYEGKIVEANRASEELVGWSKEEALGKTFFELNLFDRSNFYKAAKVFYKALKAQPTGPDEIVIRNKHGETIYIEVSTYPIVIEGKKLILCTARNITERKKILFELARAKEEAEKANRTKTLFFAQMSHEIRTPINAILGFSDVLKEIFYETSDKEVRGYFDILQNAANTLLNTINQILDFSRVESGAYKYSLKPISFNKTINEVFEMLKVLADKKNLKLETELPEEDVIVFADQYTLNGILINLINNAIKYSDKGTIKIRLQKDLNFGICEIKAEGIGMSEEFQRKLFTSFETETSDGKKRKEGTGLGLALTKKYVELNKGEISVKSKKGFGTTVTFKIPLAKINHTS; from the coding sequence ATGAAAAATCTCTGGGATATTAATTTAATACATTTGATTCTCGAAAAGCTTCCAATTGTTTTCTGGACTGTAGACAGAGACTTAGTTTTTACTTCATCATTTGGCGGTGGACTGAAAGATCTGGGTTTAGAAGAAAATCAAGTCGTTGGACTAAGTTTATTTCAATATTTTGAAACTAAAGACAAAAACTACCCGCCTATTGAAGCACACTTAAAAGCTCTCAATGGCGAAAAATGTGAGTTCAAACTTCATTTCAAAAATCTCACCTTCAAAGCTTATACTGAACCAATTTATGCTGAACAGAATCAAATAACTGGTGTAATTGGATTTGCAATTAATATAACAGAACAGGAAAAAATTTATGAAGAATTAAAAGTTAAGGAAGAAAAATACAGGATATTATTTGATTCCGCTGACGATGCAATCTTTTTAATGGATGAAGAAATTTTTATTGATTGCAATCAGGCAACTCTCAAAATGTTTAATTGCACTAAAGAAGACATTATAGGACAATCGGCTTACAAATTTTCACCACAAACTCAACCAGATGGAAGACTTTCTGAAGAAAAAGCAAAAGAGCTAATCCGAAATGCTTTAAATGGAATTCCTCAAACCTTTGAATGGGTTCATCAAAAACTCAATGGTGAAATTTTCTATACTGAAGTTACATTAAATCGCGTTTCTATTAATGACAAATATTTTATTCTCGCAATTGTGAGGGATATTACTGAGAGAAAGGAAAAAGATAGACAAATTTATCTTCTCGCTCGGGCACTTGAGAGTATTAATGAATGTGTTTCAATAACAGATTTAAATAATAATATTATTTATGTTAATTCTGCCTATGAAAAAATCTACGGCTATAAAAAAGAGGAATTAATAGGTAAACCCATTTATGTTCTTCGCTCCGAAAAAAATACTCCTGAAATGTTTAAAGATATTTATTCTAAAACTCTCGAAGGTGGTTGGACAGGAGAATTGTGGAATAAAAGAAAAAATGGCGAGGACTTTTTAATTAAACTTTCAACTTCACCAGTCTACGACGAAAACAAAGAAATAATTGCCTTAATTGGAGTTGCGATTGATATTACAGAGGAGAAAAAACTTTTCAATCAAATTAAATATGACGCAGAAAGACTAAAAATTCTTTTCGAGAATGCACCTGATGCAATTTTTGTATGTGATTATGAAGGAAAAATTGTCGAAGCGAATCGAGCGAGCGAAGAGTTAGTTGGATGGAGTAAAGAAGAAGCACTCGGAAAAACATTCTTTGAGCTTAATCTTTTTGACCGATCAAATTTCTATAAAGCTGCAAAAGTGTTTTACAAAGCATTAAAAGCCCAACCAACAGGTCCCGATGAAATAGTAATCCGAAATAAACACGGTGAAACGATATACATTGAAGTTTCAACATATCCAATTGTAATTGAAGGTAAAAAACTAATTCTCTGCACGGCTCGAAATATAACCGAAAGAAAGAAGATACTTTTTGAGCTTGCCCGTGCAAAAGAAGAAGCTGAAAAAGCCAATCGAACTAAAACATTATTCTTTGCTCAAATGTCTCACGAGATAAGAACACCCATCAACGCAATTTTAGGTTTTAGTGATGTATTGAAAGAAATATTCTATGAAACTTCAGATAAGGAGGTCAGAGGCTACTTTGATATTCTTCAAAATGCAGCAAACACACTTCTCAATACAATTAATCAAATACTGGATTTTTCCAGAGTTGAATCAGGCGCTTATAAATATTCCCTGAAACCAATCTCATTCAACAAAACAATAAACGAAGTTTTTGAGATGTTAAAAGTCCTTGCTGATAAGAAAAATCTAAAACTTGAAACCGAATTACCTGAGGAAGATGTGATTGTTTTTGCTGATCAATATACACTAAACGGAATTTTAATTAATCTTATTAATAACGCTATAAAATACAGTGATAAGGGAACTATTAAAATTAGACTTCAAAAAGATTTGAATTTTGGAATTTGTGAAATTAAAGCTGAAGGCATTGGTATGTCAGAAGAATTTCAAAGAAAACTTTTCACAAGTTTTGAAACTGAAACCAGTGATGGTAAAAAGAGGAAAGAAGGGACAGGACTGGGACTTGC